One window of the Nicotiana tabacum cultivar K326 chromosome 4, ASM71507v2, whole genome shotgun sequence genome contains the following:
- the LOC107761562 gene encoding methylesterase 17-like produces MGEEFVDMKLEIEKTKVPPQPQRAHFVLIHGIGGGGWCWYKIRSLMENSGYKVTCLDLKGAGIDQADPNTIVSFDEYNKPLIDFLSSLPDSEQVILVGHSAGGLSVTDATHKFPKKVKVAVYIAATMLRTGFVTTQDVKDGVPDLSDFGEFADVYDMGFGSGPDQPPTSIVVKKSLQRKIIYHISPLEDSTLATMVLRPGPIQALQSARFKEEGEGAENVPRIYIRTAYDRVMKTEQQDAMIRKWQPQHVYTLESDHSPFFSAPFALFGLLLKVAASF; encoded by the exons ATGGGAGAAGAATTTGTAGACATGAAGTTGGAAATAGAGAAGACGAAGGTGCCACCACAGCCACAACGAGCCCATTTCGTTCTAATACATGGAATAGGGGGAGGAGGGTGGTGCTGGTACAAAATTAGGTCTCTTATGGAGAATTCCGGCTACAAAGTCACATGTCTTGACCTTAAAGGTGCTGGCATCGACCAAGCTGACCCGAACACCATTGTTTCTTTTGATGAATACAACAAGCCTCTCATCGATTTTTTGTCATCTTTGCCTGATAGTGAACAG GTAATATTGGTAGGACATAGCGCTGGAGGGCTGAGTGTTACAGATGCAACCCATAAATTCCCAAAGAAAGTAAAGGTGGCAGTGTATATAGCAGCAACCATGTTGAGAACTGGTTTTGTGACTACACAAGATGTTAAAGAT GGAGTCCCCGATTTATCAGATTTTGGAGAATTTGCTGATGTATATGACATGGGGTTCGGTTCAGGACCCGATCAACCTCCAACCAGTATAGTTGTCAAGAAAAGTTTACAACGCAAAATTATTTATCATATCAGCCCACTTGAG GATTCAACATTAGCGACAATGGTATTGCGTCCAGGACCAATTCAAGCGTTACAAAGCGCGCGATTCAAAGAAGAAGGCGAGGGAGCAGAGAATGTGCCTCGAATCTACATAAGAACGGCATATGATCGAGTGATGAAGACGGAGCAGCAAGACGCAATGATCAGAAAATGGCAACCCCAACATGTGTATACCTTGGAAAGTGATCATAGCCCATTCTTCTCTGCTCCTTTCGCGCTATTCGGTTTGCTTCTCAAGGTTGCTGCTTCTTTTTAG